The genomic DNA aataattattactacCTTTCACTTTTCAAGATGGCAATGATCTCTTCCCTTTCCTTTGTTGGTAGAATCTGGCGAGTTGAATCtgtcattaatttttttttggccACTAATGTGTCAAAGCTAATGGTTAAGACAATCAAAACAAAGGGTAACCTGTCCTAAGGAATCCAACTGCCAAATATTCATATTGGACATAGGATACCCTATTCGCAATTAAGGACaataatagatatatatattgctAAATTTCTAGCAATGATTTAGATCAACAAAACCACAAATGGGACTCTCGGCGAGAACGACAAAAAGCTAGGACAACCTTGTTGAAACGACAAAATAAAATGGCACAATGCCGCTTAATTTGCATTTAAGGACAAtgatatagatatatttattacTAAATTGCTAACGAATTATTTATATCAACAAAACGATAAATGGTGGAGAACGACAAAAGGCTAGGACAACCTTGTCGAAACGACAATATTAAAAGGCCCAATGTCTTAACTTCAGAGAGGAAATCTGAAGtccaaatatatattcatattaattttgTCATATCAAATGGCGacaataaaagatatataactatcttatttattaattgtttttatgaaaactATAAAAGGATAATGATGGatctttttcttaaaaaaagtaAGTgaactttcatatatatattttacaagaTTACAGAATccttttttactaattaaatgtaaatgaattattataaagTTGCTTTCTTAAAATTCAACCAACCATTAGCTATACTTTAATTAAGCTTTTTCtcatatattctatatataaggTAGAGCTTCTGATCAAATTTCAATCACAATATCAAAACAATCTAGCCTTAAGCATCCTTCATATACATATCTCGATTCTTAAACTGCTCTCTTTCTCTTTAACCCAATGGAGTCCAAGCCAGTTGTGTGTGCCGTGTGCAAGCACAATGGCAAACAATTATGCGACCCTAACTGCTGTTTTGCTAGGCATTTTATGCCTAGCAATTTAGAAGACTTCCAAATTGTGAAGCAGCATTTTGGCATTACGAACTTCACAAAGCTTGTAGATAAGGTGGCCGATGATCAAAAGGACTCCGCCATTGAATCATTGGTCTATGAGGCCACAATAAGGAGGATGACTCCCATTGAAGGCACTCTAGGCGCCAAGGCCGTGCTTCAAGACAAGATTCGTAAGACAATAAAGGAGTTGGTGAGAGCCAAAAGAAAACTCGAATCTTTGAAATCAACAAAAACTCCCATAACAACTCCCCCATTTGTAGCTGATTTTGACCTAAACGTTGTTCCGGTATGTGATATCTATATTTCATGTACATATGTAACATGCATGTTGATTCTAAATTTCCTTGAATTTTTAACTtctcaaatatttttgttattaggTTATGGAAAACTCAACAGATAGTAAGGAAGATAATTCGAAGACAGGGGGATCTAggtaatataattttacttgaAGTAGTATTTCTTTTTatgtgttaatttgattttttattaaacaaagtaTATTTTATTAGTGTTAAAATGTGTTGCTTATGTCATatgtaaaatgaaaaaaattatgttttcaaatgTGTAGCTCCAAATCGAAGGGCAAGAAACCAATGGAGGCAGATGAgctgacgaagaagaagaataagaagaatattaattaagaattgtaattttaattttaatggatggatggatggatctAAGAATTTTTATGTTATCATTTCAAATAAGTTTTAGTTTTAATGTAATTTccatttgtattttaatttaagctCTGATTCTTACATAATTGAAACTATAAATAAGGTTATCATTTGGTTAAAATTCaattagaattaaaaatgaaatttaagtttaattccaaattatttgtttgtttgttaacataaaataattctaattgataacatataatttcaatacaaatgaatttatttgattttaaattctaattctgATCTTTGCATTTCGGaaacaaaaaatctaaaaaacaattataatttcatttcatttaaatatagcATTCTTACCATTTACCGTTTACCGTTTACCAATTAGTATGTAATTATATGACTAATGAAGCATATGGTTCACCTAATCAAATAGTTCattataatttcatttcatttaaaaacaatttacatTTTGGTTTCTGAAATtgaatatttcatatataaaacaGTCAACAATATGTTTTTGactaattaaatgttttttttgtaaaactgttttaatttagattcaaaataaataagaagtCTAATGAAAAAAGTTAGGAATATATCTATAACCATAAATTGACATATCacataattcttaatttaatatattaataacttatttaatataagaatatttataaatatgttactatattttttttaacaaaagattattttatccttctaaatttaataaaattatttttatatataaagttgtattatttatatttcttttctttttacaTCAGCAATCAACTCTTTATATCTTCTAAAGTagtattatttatcttttttttctttttacatCTGCAACAACTCTTTAAATCTTCTCTTTAATTATAGTTCattagattttatattattattatatttgtatcaTTCtagaaagtaaaaatataataatatatatattattattatttttttcaactcaACTTTTATTAACTTTTTCCTAATATACCTACTTTTCTATTCACTTTCTTAAAATATCTAACTTCTCATcttaaactcattaattaatcctatatttttttcaccaaacttaataataacttaattttataaaactaatatatacatatataattaaaattaatcacgtttgattaattaattaaaacaaaattaaaatattatatattaaaataaaattaaatatattaaatatattaaataaaaattaaaataaaatatattaaataaatatgaacatattttatctttatttaattttataaatatcatatttataattaaaattaaacatgttaaactaaataattcaaataaatattataaattaaaataaaatatattacataaaaataaaataaaataattaaataagactttattttatctttatacatcttattttattcttacatctttatttaatttatttttataaattttatataatatatttatttgaattattatttttatatttacttaattttataaatatattatatttaattttaatataagacAGTGAACTTTTGTTAGGTGGTTaggatataatttatttttattatacagtttaatttatatttatacattttattttaatatataatatttaaaataatacttaaataattaaaatacattaaattaaatattttatattaaaataaaatataaattatataaatattaaaattacacgcatattttatattgacttaatttataattataatttatatgattaaaattagacatattaaattatataatttaaataaatctacACTAAATAAAcgttaaaataaagttatataaaacaaattaaataaagatattttaaaaaaataaagttctttaatataaaatttaaataaaatatttaatatattttattttaatatttatataatgtattttattttaatatataatatttaaattatgttttaattatttaataaaatattattaacttttaatattttttttaatcaattgaGATTGCGTCATTCATTCCACTCTCATTTCCTTtaccaaattatttttctcaattatttttctatattatactaataaattaataattaataattaaaaatataaattaaaataaatattattatttattttaattatttaatatataaattatataattcaatatattaaaattagaagagtgatagagagagggaatttggtgaaggAATGACATGACATCAccttggttggaaaatgtaaaagtgggaggaaatagagaaaatatagaaattagtagattttttcagcgaataagattatgtgaagtcattccctcaccaaattctctcaccaaattcccttacttaatcatttctcttaaaattattaactaatataattaatacataaggTATAATAGTTTTGAtgcatttttttcaaaatattagttttagatatttttaaaataattcaaatattgaatatttaaatgagtgtttttatttggattaattcaatttttttattgtaaaatatttaaattattagatacataaaatttaatattcaaattttaacttttaatttatcaaataaacattgttattttaaaaaattgaataaaaatgttgtatttttttttaaaaaaaggaggtgattatattatattataatataatataatatataaggaGTGATAGAAAAAGAGAATAATGAGAAGAAATGACATAATATATCTCATtgttaaaaaaagtaaaaaatatgaCTAAATAGAGAAGAAAAACATTATCAAACAATGATTGCTTCATTCCTACTCTCATTCTCTtaaccaaattatttttctcaattatttctctatattatattaataaattaaaaattaaaaatataaattaaaataaatattaatatttattttaattattcaatatacctaattatataattcaatatattaaagttattaattaatataattaatacataaggTATAATAGCTTtgatgcatttttttttaagatattagttttagatatttttaaaacaattcaaatattgaatacttaaaaatgagtgtttttatttaattaattcaattttttatagtaaaatatttaaattataagatacataaaatttagtattcaaatcttaacttttaatttaacaaataaacatggtaattttaataaagtgaataaaaatgagtaagaatataatataatataatataatataatataatataaggaGTAATAGGGTTGGAGAATGATTAAAAGAAATGACTTAATATatcattgttaaaaaaaaagtataaaatatgacgaaatagagaagaaaaaaattaccaATCAATCCAATTGTGATTGCTTCATTCATTCTACCCTCGTTTCCCTtaccaaattatttttctcaattatttttttatattatattaataaattataaattaataaatataaatataaattaaaataaatattagtatttattttaattatttaatataacaaattatgtaattcaatatattaaaattattaactaatataattaatacataaggtataataattttgatgcatttttttcaagatattagttttagatattttaaaaacaattcaaatattgaatacttgaaaatgagtgtttttatttgattaattcaatttttcattataaaatatttaaattattagatacataaaatttagtattcaaatcttaacttttaatttatcaaataaacatTGTTTACACTCTTTTGTGAAACCGCATGGACTAACTGTATTTGTCACCCCCACAATATGACGTTTTTTAATTGGGATTAGTCGGTTTTTTATTACATCTGAGTATACACATCTATGGataacaaataaatacaaatatgaCATTATTTGTAAAACATTTTATCACCGAACCAAAAagtactaaaaaaaaattaacattaagaAGGAAAAAAAGAACACCACTCAATGGATGTTTCAACCACATTATTTACTCGGTAGTTTACATAGTCATAATTGAGGATAGGGGTTAAGATTACCTCCGCAGCCAATGCTCATCTGAGACACCCTTAAGAGCATCCATGATCTCTAAAAGAGGAAATGAAACGATCACATGTTATCGCCGACACTGCCTAATCAAACTTATTTTCAGCCCGACATTCAACCTGCTAGTAAGTGTGTAGCGAGACTATAAAAGTCCTTAATAGGCATGGTGTATTTAAGAGAACCCCATCCATTTTCTAAAGATGGTCCTTGTAGGTTACTTCCCTCAAAGAATGTAATGGAGGTAGAGAGGTTGCCATAAACCCCATCCCCTTGGAATTTGGCACCAATAATAACATATCATTAACACAAgataattttgaatgtttttaatGTGAAAAACAGATCATATTTAGAGCGGTCAGACGGATCAACTCATGGCGGGAGGAACTACCCACCAAAACTCATCGTTTGACGGGTCGACGGCGGGCTGAAAATCCACAACCTAACCCAACTGTTAGGATCGGTGACAACAATAGAAAGTGAATTGAATATTGTTGTGCTAATTTTTACTTTTGAtacgattttaatcctgttagatattaaaatatgtttctattcttcggcAAATCGtaacaaactcttgaacggtttcaagtgcggaaagtGTGCTAGATTTGAAGCAGCAGATGCAAGACTGAATACAACGGTaaggaaataacacaagattttataaatgttcggagataaaacttctacgtcacccttcttctgttttcagaaggattccactagaagactttgactTGTAAAGTATTTACACAAACATAGTCAAAACTCCGGACTTAACAGTTGCTtgttctgaacttctagctatcactctgttgaacagacaacattctgttcaacttacaacactgaataTACTCTCAAATAGTACAGTAAATTATCTCTCAGCTTGACATAAATGAAATACAGAATGCACATATGAAAGATAAGCTAGAGAGAGTAAATTGATCGAGAGTTGAAGcttatttttgttgttattattgttgttgttcgTCGTTGTACTCTTGAACCTTTATATATTGAAGcgtagcaacggtcgaatctaatTTTTAGATACGTGATTTGACCGAGAGACCAGATATTTAGGGATCGTGAATTGACCGAAAGTCCAGATATTTAGGGATCGTGAATTGACCGAGAGGATTTGTCGTTATACTCTGATGTCCTTTTATATTGAAACGTAACAATGGTCGAATCCATTCGTAGACATGTGTCAAATTTTTGATGGTTGTATGTTAGGTGGCAGGCTGCTGCTAGAGCTTCTTCAGACAATTGCTGAAGCAAGGCTGCTACTAACGCTTTTTTAGACTATTGTTGAAACAAGGTtgctgctagcgcttcttcaggctgctgctgaagcaaggctaCCGTCAGCGCTTTTTCAGACTACTGCTGAAGCAACGCTGCTGCTACTAAAGGAAGGTTGCTGCCagcgcttctttagactgctACTGAAGCAAAGCCGATATCAGTGCTTCATCAGACTGTTGCTGAAGCAAATCTGTTACTCgtacttcttcagactgctgttGAAGCAAAACTGCTGCTAACACTTCTTCAGCACATTAGTTGAAGCCAGCGTGCTGAAGTCAACTTTGTTGTTGCAACCCTGCTGAAAGCGCTTCTTTAACTCTACTGACGTCAACTCTGCTGCTTGCGCCTCTTCATCTTTACATGTGTATTAAACATTTGCagaacttatttttattcaattatctaCGCATCATCAAAACGATGTCGTATTAATTTTTagtatcctaagttcattttaatcaattgaaGTGTTTTTTAATTCAACCTAATTAAAgatttcttctttaatcttaatttaattaatttcctcctttttttctttttttaacttaatctaacaccAATCCAAGGTGGGTTGCGAGTTAAGCGGGTTAGCCCTCGGGTTGTCTcactataaataaaaatcattaatagttatAGAAAACAAGAGTTTaagaacatgatcaaatagtcataatacacACCAAATAAGAGTTTTGTCTATCGTTACACATTAATTGTCCAAATCGTTCAAAAaagtaactaaaatttgaaatattcataaaatagaactttcaaattttaatcCACAAACCATTGAAGACGAGAACGAATAGAAGAAAGGCGAGAAAAAAATAGTCGGCAATCGATGGGCGAAGTATTCATTATTGATTGCTGCAGTGTTTCCTAGGAGTGAATAAAACTAGGGTATGTGGCATATgtctataaggctataaatcaaattagatttttttgtcAACCCGCGGGCCAATCCAAGCCCGACCCACCTAGGCCCGTAACCCGAGCGAACTGAACCGTGTAGGCCCACTTGCAAATGAATTGGTAATATTTCAACCTAACCCGTCTAAATTGTTTAGCGAGGCAGGCTAACCCAACGGACCTAACATAAATTGACGGCTCTAATCCTACTCATCTTGTAAGTGGGgtaaaataattatcaatatattcaTTGTTTGAATGCAAAATACATAATCTTTTGAtcctacattaaaaaatttacGATATGTGGGAATATGAGTCATATTTTAGTTTGGTGGTCCCCCGAAATACCTACGATAGGGAAACTCAACCGGATACTCATTCATGTGAAGACCACTCTACACAATTAATCACTTCACTATTGGTatgacttgattttttttatggttaaattatgaaaaataatgtcctgacttgattttaatattaattatatattatcaattataattaatgataattaatgAGTTATctgatttctttttatttagaCTAAATTGGTGAAGTTAAGAAACATAATTTTCTCctaaattctaattattaatttgtagtCTTATTCTTCTTTCCATATTTTGTCAAACTTGTATAAATAGGAATTTATGGATGttgtaacaaatatataaaattcattcTAAATATTCTTTCCTACATGGTAGGAGAATAATACACGATCCTCTTCTCCCTTTCCTTTTTTTCGTTCAACGTAGGACGCCGTTCCTTTTTTCATTTTGCCTCTCATGACCACCCACAACTATTCTTCTATTAGCAACCCTCATGAGTCATCAAAACCCTTCACTTCCATCACCCTCAGTAGTGTCACCAAACTTCTTCCCTCCAATTATCTCATCTAAAAACATAAAGTTGAAGCTCTCCTCGATGGCTATGATTTTCTTAAATATCTAGATGAATCCTTTCTTGCATTGACGACAACGGTCTCCATCACCCTTAAATCTCCGGTGAAAAGTCCAAATCATTCTTATCAAACTTGGCGTCGACAAGTCCGTCTTATATACAGTGTTCTTCTCACCACACTCTCCCTTAAAGTGGTAATCATGTATATCAAATAAAGACACCACATAATCTCTGTATTATTCTCTAAAGCACTTATGCCAAGGCATTCCACAACCACCTCAAACAGTTAAAGGAGTGTGTCCAAACATCATCCAAAGGTACCCAATTCATCACCACATACATGAATTCTCTTAAGTAAGTTGTAGATCTCTTTTATCCCTTGGCTCTCATGTCTCCGTTGACCGATCATGTCTTGCGTGGCCTCGACGACAACTACAGAGCTGTCATTGATGGAGTTAATGCAAAGAACACTGCCATTCCATTTGATGACCTCCTCGAGAAACTTCTAATTCAAGAACTCTCCCTTATTGCTGCTCAATGGCATGCTCCTGCTCCCATAACAGCCATGAATGCACAAACTCGACCCAACCATTATGAAAAAACTCGGCCCAGGAAATTTCTATATCATCCACTTCACGCCCTAGAAATCGAAAACCGTTTCTTGGTCGCTATTAGTGGTGCAACGTCAATGGTCATGTTTTTTCTTAGGGTCACACCTTCAAGAAGCAGCATCCTAGTGTCTTGTCACCTCCTCGTGACTCTTTTATTAACCTTGAACAGGTTTAGGTCCATGCTACAACCGTTGGCACATCTCACAATAATTTTCTGGTTGATAGTAGTGAGACGCATCACGTCATAAATGATCTTGCAAACTATCGTGATCTCCCTGACAATCACGATATAAATCCCACAATAATAGTttcgtagaatagaaagagaagaACATAACGAATAGAAGAACATAATAGGAACAAAATAGGTAGAAGAATAGATTGAATAGAAGAATAGATTTATAAAAGAACACATTGAATAGAAGAGAAGATTGAATAGAAATTGagagtttagggttagggttaccaaGAGAGACGGCTCTggtaattagaaagagaaaatatagcAATTTagaatatcaaaaatataataccCTCTCCTTGACAATTCTAACTTTATTTAtagactaacaaattataaaatagtccTTACAAGATATAACCATTTCTATTTCATCCCTAGTCCAACTCAGCAATATCGGTAATAGAATcctaattattttgaatattagagTCGCAATATCCCTTTCCCCTTAAGAACTTCCTTGCCCTTTTCGAACGTGACTTCTGCATCAGAAACTATTTACAGAATTCAAGATTTTGGGCTGATAACAGAGTTGTAGGCTcagcattaaaaaaaatagttgacccCCAAAATAATCGTAACCCTTCTTCACATTACGAGCTACGTCGTCCCCTGTCATTAAATAAAAGGAATTGCCCTCCTTATTACTAGACAGTCGAATCTTCTCGCCGGATAACCTAACTTTCATAACTCTCTCCTCGAAATCAAGGCTCACTAGTCCATATTTAGTCATCCAATCAACTCCCAAAACCATATCACAACCTCCCAACTTGATCGTTCGAAAATCTAGTAGAAAATCATGACTTTGCATTTTCCAAGCTAAATTCGTGCATAAAAATCGACTAAATATTCTGCCTCCGCCTGCAATAGTCACCCCATAGGCATTGTTTTCTTTAGAATACAACCAAACTGAGATGCAATACCCTCATCAATAAACGAATGCGTACTACCACTATCGATTAATATAGtgattttccttttcttgagcTGTCCAATAATCTTGAGCGTAGCATTATTAGTACTCCCATTAAGAGCGTGCATTGAAATCGAATCCCCATCGTTAACTCCTTCGACTCTAGCCTCCTCTTTAGCCTTAAGATAGTCATCATAGATATATTCGGCTTTGAACTCCTCTTTAGCTTTAAACCATTCGTCTATCTCGTCTTCCATTGCTTCAATATTAAATAGTTGATGACGATTGAGGAAAACGTGATCTTTAGAATATTTTCCATCACACTTGAAACAAATACCTTTAGCGCGTTTTCCTCTCATTTATGCAAACGTGAGATCTCTAGATGGTATTTcagtaatatttttgttaatagttGGT from Impatiens glandulifera chromosome 9, dImpGla2.1, whole genome shotgun sequence includes the following:
- the LOC124916016 gene encoding LOB domain-containing protein 10-like, which codes for MESKPVVCAVCKHNGKQLCDPNCCFARHFMPSNLEDFQIVKQHFGITNFTKLVDKVADDQKDSAIESLVYEATIRRMTPIEGTLGAKAVLQDKIRKTIKELVRAKRKLESLKSTKTPITTPPFVADFDLNVVPVMENSTDSKEDNSKTGGSR